The following coding sequences are from one Thunnus maccoyii chromosome 17, fThuMac1.1, whole genome shotgun sequence window:
- the katna1 gene encoding katanin p60 ATPase-containing subunit A1 isoform X1 yields the protein MSEEVAHQKTHLLHAAHLIGTMSLREISENVKLAREYALLGNYSSASVLYHGLLEQIKKYVYTVRDSSFQQRWQQLWQEISEENRQVQDIMSTLENFQLDTTPAKPSNHDDCDVRPVHVEQRHSPCPVRRPANPYKDSKPPNNRLSVAVRAQQRHSPRGANGDRSKLPKGKEKKEAAGKAKDDKNKADVQEKEVKKFDGSGYDKDLVEALERDIISQNPNVKWDDIADLEDAKKLLKEAVVLPMWMPAFFKGIRRPWKGVLMVGPPGTGKTLLAKAVATECRTTFFNVSSSTLTSKYRGESEKLVRLLFEMARFYAPTTIFIDEIDSMCSRRGTSEEHEASRRVKAELLVQMDGVGGASENDDPSKMVMVLAATNFPWDIDEALRRRLEKRIYIPLPSTKGRVELLRINLKELELASDVDLDKIAEQMEGYSGADITNVCRDASLMAMRRRIEGLTPEEIRNISRDEMHMPTTMEDFESALKKVSKSVSAADLEKYEKWIEEFGSC from the exons CACCATGAGTCTACGGGAGATCAGCGAGAACGTGAAGCTGGCCCGCGAATACGCCTTGCTGGGAAACTACAGCTCAGCCAGTGTTCTCTATCACGGATTACTAGAACAAATCAAGAAGTATGTGTACACCGTGCGAGACAGCAGTTTTCAGCAGAGATGGCAGCAG TTGTGGCAAGAAATTAGTGAAGAGAATCGACAAGTTCAGGACATAATGTCGACTCTGGAGAACTTCCAGCTGGACACGACGCCTGCTAAACCCAGTAACCATGACGATTGCGATGTAAGACCTGTGCATGTCGAACAGAG ACATTCTCCTTGTCCAGTCAGGCGGCCTGCTAACCCCTATAAAGACAGCAAACCCCCTAATAATCGCCTCAGCGTGGCTGTGAGGGCCCAGCAGAGGCACTCACCTCGCGGGGCCAACGGGGACAGAAGCAAACTCCCCAAGGgcaaagaaaagaaggaggCTGCCGGTAAAGCAAAGGATGATAAG AACAAAGCAGATGTCCAggagaaagaagtgaaaaagTTTGACGGGTCAGGGTATGACAAAGACCTTGTGGAAGCTCTGGAGAGAGATATTATATCTCAGAACCCAAATGTTAAATG GGATGACATTGCAGACTTGGAAGATGCAAAAAAACTCCTGAAAGAAGCAGTCGTGTTGCCAATGTGGATGCCAGCATTTTTCAAAGGCATACGAAGACCATGGAAG GGAGTACTGATGGTGGGACCTCCAGGCACGGGGAAAACCCTTTTGGCCAAAGCAGTTGCTACCGAATGCAGGACCACTTTCTTCAATGTCTCCTCGTCTACTCTGACCTCCAAGTACAGAGGAGAGTCTGAGAAATTAGTTCGCCTTCTCTTTGAAATG GCACGTTTTTACGCCCCTACTACGATCTTCATTGATGAAATTGACTCCATGTGCAGCCGCAGAGGAACCTCAGAGGAACATGAGGCCAGCCGGAGAGTCAAGGCAGAGCTACTGGTGCAGATGGATG GTGTTGGTGGAGCGTCAGAAAACGATGACCCATCAAAGATGGTGATGGTCCTGGCGGCCACCAACTTCCCATGGGACATTGACGAGGCTCTGAGAAGACGTCTGGAGAAGAGGATCTACATCCCTCTGCCTTCAA CAAAGGGACGAGTGGAGCTGCTCAGGATCAACCTGAAGGAGCTGGAGCTGGCCAGCGATGTGGACTTGGACAAGATTGCAGAGCAGATGGAGGGTTACTCTGGAGCTGACATCACTAATGTGTGCAG GGATGCCTCTCTGATGGCCATGAGGAGAAGAATCGAAGGCCTCACGCCAGAGGAGATCCGCAACATCTCCCGGGACGAGATGCACATGCCCACTACCATGGAGGACTTTGAGTCCGCTCTGAAGAAAGTGTCCAAATCTGTGTCTGCAGCTGACCTGGAGAAGTATGAAAAGTGGATCGAAGAATTTGGAtcctgctga
- the katna1 gene encoding katanin p60 ATPase-containing subunit A1 isoform X2 yields the protein MKLCTMSLREISENVKLAREYALLGNYSSASVLYHGLLEQIKKYVYTVRDSSFQQRWQQLWQEISEENRQVQDIMSTLENFQLDTTPAKPSNHDDCDVRPVHVEQRHSPCPVRRPANPYKDSKPPNNRLSVAVRAQQRHSPRGANGDRSKLPKGKEKKEAAGKAKDDKNKADVQEKEVKKFDGSGYDKDLVEALERDIISQNPNVKWDDIADLEDAKKLLKEAVVLPMWMPAFFKGIRRPWKGVLMVGPPGTGKTLLAKAVATECRTTFFNVSSSTLTSKYRGESEKLVRLLFEMARFYAPTTIFIDEIDSMCSRRGTSEEHEASRRVKAELLVQMDGVGGASENDDPSKMVMVLAATNFPWDIDEALRRRLEKRIYIPLPSTKGRVELLRINLKELELASDVDLDKIAEQMEGYSGADITNVCRDASLMAMRRRIEGLTPEEIRNISRDEMHMPTTMEDFESALKKVSKSVSAADLEKYEKWIEEFGSC from the exons CACCATGAGTCTACGGGAGATCAGCGAGAACGTGAAGCTGGCCCGCGAATACGCCTTGCTGGGAAACTACAGCTCAGCCAGTGTTCTCTATCACGGATTACTAGAACAAATCAAGAAGTATGTGTACACCGTGCGAGACAGCAGTTTTCAGCAGAGATGGCAGCAG TTGTGGCAAGAAATTAGTGAAGAGAATCGACAAGTTCAGGACATAATGTCGACTCTGGAGAACTTCCAGCTGGACACGACGCCTGCTAAACCCAGTAACCATGACGATTGCGATGTAAGACCTGTGCATGTCGAACAGAG ACATTCTCCTTGTCCAGTCAGGCGGCCTGCTAACCCCTATAAAGACAGCAAACCCCCTAATAATCGCCTCAGCGTGGCTGTGAGGGCCCAGCAGAGGCACTCACCTCGCGGGGCCAACGGGGACAGAAGCAAACTCCCCAAGGgcaaagaaaagaaggaggCTGCCGGTAAAGCAAAGGATGATAAG AACAAAGCAGATGTCCAggagaaagaagtgaaaaagTTTGACGGGTCAGGGTATGACAAAGACCTTGTGGAAGCTCTGGAGAGAGATATTATATCTCAGAACCCAAATGTTAAATG GGATGACATTGCAGACTTGGAAGATGCAAAAAAACTCCTGAAAGAAGCAGTCGTGTTGCCAATGTGGATGCCAGCATTTTTCAAAGGCATACGAAGACCATGGAAG GGAGTACTGATGGTGGGACCTCCAGGCACGGGGAAAACCCTTTTGGCCAAAGCAGTTGCTACCGAATGCAGGACCACTTTCTTCAATGTCTCCTCGTCTACTCTGACCTCCAAGTACAGAGGAGAGTCTGAGAAATTAGTTCGCCTTCTCTTTGAAATG GCACGTTTTTACGCCCCTACTACGATCTTCATTGATGAAATTGACTCCATGTGCAGCCGCAGAGGAACCTCAGAGGAACATGAGGCCAGCCGGAGAGTCAAGGCAGAGCTACTGGTGCAGATGGATG GTGTTGGTGGAGCGTCAGAAAACGATGACCCATCAAAGATGGTGATGGTCCTGGCGGCCACCAACTTCCCATGGGACATTGACGAGGCTCTGAGAAGACGTCTGGAGAAGAGGATCTACATCCCTCTGCCTTCAA CAAAGGGACGAGTGGAGCTGCTCAGGATCAACCTGAAGGAGCTGGAGCTGGCCAGCGATGTGGACTTGGACAAGATTGCAGAGCAGATGGAGGGTTACTCTGGAGCTGACATCACTAATGTGTGCAG GGATGCCTCTCTGATGGCCATGAGGAGAAGAATCGAAGGCCTCACGCCAGAGGAGATCCGCAACATCTCCCGGGACGAGATGCACATGCCCACTACCATGGAGGACTTTGAGTCCGCTCTGAAGAAAGTGTCCAAATCTGTGTCTGCAGCTGACCTGGAGAAGTATGAAAAGTGGATCGAAGAATTTGGAtcctgctga
- the katna1 gene encoding katanin p60 ATPase-containing subunit A1 isoform X3 yields the protein MSLREISENVKLAREYALLGNYSSASVLYHGLLEQIKKYVYTVRDSSFQQRWQQLWQEISEENRQVQDIMSTLENFQLDTTPAKPSNHDDCDVRPVHVEQRHSPCPVRRPANPYKDSKPPNNRLSVAVRAQQRHSPRGANGDRSKLPKGKEKKEAAGKAKDDKNKADVQEKEVKKFDGSGYDKDLVEALERDIISQNPNVKWDDIADLEDAKKLLKEAVVLPMWMPAFFKGIRRPWKGVLMVGPPGTGKTLLAKAVATECRTTFFNVSSSTLTSKYRGESEKLVRLLFEMARFYAPTTIFIDEIDSMCSRRGTSEEHEASRRVKAELLVQMDGVGGASENDDPSKMVMVLAATNFPWDIDEALRRRLEKRIYIPLPSTKGRVELLRINLKELELASDVDLDKIAEQMEGYSGADITNVCRDASLMAMRRRIEGLTPEEIRNISRDEMHMPTTMEDFESALKKVSKSVSAADLEKYEKWIEEFGSC from the exons ATGAGTCTACGGGAGATCAGCGAGAACGTGAAGCTGGCCCGCGAATACGCCTTGCTGGGAAACTACAGCTCAGCCAGTGTTCTCTATCACGGATTACTAGAACAAATCAAGAAGTATGTGTACACCGTGCGAGACAGCAGTTTTCAGCAGAGATGGCAGCAG TTGTGGCAAGAAATTAGTGAAGAGAATCGACAAGTTCAGGACATAATGTCGACTCTGGAGAACTTCCAGCTGGACACGACGCCTGCTAAACCCAGTAACCATGACGATTGCGATGTAAGACCTGTGCATGTCGAACAGAG ACATTCTCCTTGTCCAGTCAGGCGGCCTGCTAACCCCTATAAAGACAGCAAACCCCCTAATAATCGCCTCAGCGTGGCTGTGAGGGCCCAGCAGAGGCACTCACCTCGCGGGGCCAACGGGGACAGAAGCAAACTCCCCAAGGgcaaagaaaagaaggaggCTGCCGGTAAAGCAAAGGATGATAAG AACAAAGCAGATGTCCAggagaaagaagtgaaaaagTTTGACGGGTCAGGGTATGACAAAGACCTTGTGGAAGCTCTGGAGAGAGATATTATATCTCAGAACCCAAATGTTAAATG GGATGACATTGCAGACTTGGAAGATGCAAAAAAACTCCTGAAAGAAGCAGTCGTGTTGCCAATGTGGATGCCAGCATTTTTCAAAGGCATACGAAGACCATGGAAG GGAGTACTGATGGTGGGACCTCCAGGCACGGGGAAAACCCTTTTGGCCAAAGCAGTTGCTACCGAATGCAGGACCACTTTCTTCAATGTCTCCTCGTCTACTCTGACCTCCAAGTACAGAGGAGAGTCTGAGAAATTAGTTCGCCTTCTCTTTGAAATG GCACGTTTTTACGCCCCTACTACGATCTTCATTGATGAAATTGACTCCATGTGCAGCCGCAGAGGAACCTCAGAGGAACATGAGGCCAGCCGGAGAGTCAAGGCAGAGCTACTGGTGCAGATGGATG GTGTTGGTGGAGCGTCAGAAAACGATGACCCATCAAAGATGGTGATGGTCCTGGCGGCCACCAACTTCCCATGGGACATTGACGAGGCTCTGAGAAGACGTCTGGAGAAGAGGATCTACATCCCTCTGCCTTCAA CAAAGGGACGAGTGGAGCTGCTCAGGATCAACCTGAAGGAGCTGGAGCTGGCCAGCGATGTGGACTTGGACAAGATTGCAGAGCAGATGGAGGGTTACTCTGGAGCTGACATCACTAATGTGTGCAG GGATGCCTCTCTGATGGCCATGAGGAGAAGAATCGAAGGCCTCACGCCAGAGGAGATCCGCAACATCTCCCGGGACGAGATGCACATGCCCACTACCATGGAGGACTTTGAGTCCGCTCTGAAGAAAGTGTCCAAATCTGTGTCTGCAGCTGACCTGGAGAAGTATGAAAAGTGGATCGAAGAATTTGGAtcctgctga